From Impatiens glandulifera chromosome 7, dImpGla2.1, whole genome shotgun sequence:
TAATatcattaacaaatatttaaaagtttttaataacaaattgaTTCCAGCTACCAGCAAATTAATATTATGACTTTTCAATGAAATAACATACCTTCAATAtcttacaaaattatatatatacattgtttGTATGATATATTggtctttttaaatttttacaaCTATCTCATATTTCTCTTGTTAATTTATtcttaacaataaataaaaacaactatttgtttttgacattatttattctttaactTCAACATCTTTGACTTCATCATTCACCTCCAAAATCTCCTCGTGGGCACACAATCGGACCAACGACAATGCCTTGTCAAAGTTCTTGGCCTTGATTCCCATATACTCAGACCATGTCACCGGCCGATAGAGTGCCGGTTTTATCGAGTCCACCAGTTTTGCGGGTGGTGAGATTTTCACGTTAGCAGGCGGACCATAAAGGTAGGCTATAGAGAGTCTATGTTGTGTTCGATTCACAAAGGCCCGGTGGAGTACACTAGGAAATGACCCATTTGATAGTATGTGAAGTAGGTCACCTACATTGATCACAAGCGCACCGGGCAACGGTGGGACGGTTATCCACTTGAGACTTTCTCGTTGTATTTGTAAGCCACTCGTGTTGCTCTGGTAAAGAATTGTGAATAGTGCCGTGTCGGTGTGGGCGGCTAAGCCCATGGCTCTGTCTGGGTCAGGACAAGCTGGGTAGGAATTGAACCGGATAGCTCCAAAACCTTCTTTGACTTGTCCATTTTCACCTTCCCATTTGAGATCCTCCATTGATAAGCCAAGTGAACCAAGAAATAGATACATCATTCTTTGTGATAACTTATGCAGCTCCTTCTCGAATTCTTCTACTACAACACTGAAAATGACAAGAATTTATGTGGTTTTATTTACAAGGGAGAAACCTTTTGTGAGAAACTAATGTTTTGAGTTGGTGTTACTATTCaagttacatttttttatttaataattaagagcttatttaaatttaattattttgatattttttatttttagaacatttaattaaccaaaatcctttaaattaaaatattgatgaCTTAACACACAATATagtaaaatagtttaaaatacaaatttaactcttaaaaaattaggtaaacatatttttattacatttgtAAAGTTACTTTCacatttatcaatcaaattatgtataagcatttaaaatttaaatattttatctagtTTATTCACCATTTATTATTCACACTTAACTTATTCAACcatattcaaaattcaaaatagaaTGAGGAGTACCAAAATTCCATATAGTCATTGGGCCAAAGCAAACGTGCATGATCACGTGGCGATCCAAAGATGGTGAAGCCTTCGGACCACAAGAGTTTGGGGAAGAAATTCGTGGTTCCGGATGCACCATATCCTGCCGTTTCGCCAGGCTGACGGGCCGCCACGAGCTTGGTTTCCAATGGTAGCGAGAATAGCCTCTTACCCGCCGATTCCATGGCCTCTAGAAGATTCATGTCTATCTGATGGTTCTGAATCTGAAAGACGCCCCATTCCCTACATGCACGCCCCATCTGTTCCATAGCCTTAGGATTCTCAAGGTCGATAACCGGAATAGGTTCCATCGCAGAATCAAAATGGATATTCTCACCAACCGCCGCCCATGCATGGGACTCAGGCAACTCTTTTATGATACTGAAATCTAATTCCTTTTGGTGTGAAGGAATTGAATAACCACTAAAGACATTTAGCATTTTATAAGACATggttaaattgaaaaatatgagaGATATTTGGATAGAAGGATAAAGATTATGAATGGAATAGTATATGGTTGCATAAGCAATATAAacattaattgttattttgattttttttcatttaagaaAAAGTGTAAAAGACATAAATTGAACCaagaacaaaaattagttaCCAACTTTTAATATGGAAGGATAATTAGGTTGTGAATAAAGgataatagaaataaattaattaatgagagtAATATTCTTGAAATCTTGACTTGAAATCTTATCTAAATTCTAAGAAAGTATTAAATTTTGTGATATATATCTTTTATGGGTTTGTGATAATTTCTTAAACAAATCCAAAAATCCGAATTTTagtactaattttttaaaattaaatgttatacaTAGATTGCTTTTAGAATCATTAAAATTCTGCACGACAAATTATCAACTATATGCATATAATAATATGGATATGGgttcgattttttttatatagccTACTGTTTTAAtgtgttattaattaatttaagtaagctttataatatacaataacatataatagttcaattttaaccaaaaaaaatattaagctATGAATGATGTAAGAAGATAACTTTTGCTTTAAATTTACCTAAAACGAAATAAGTTAGATTTTTGAAATCTTGATACTTGAAATCTTatctaaaattctaaatactAAGAAAGTATTGAATTTTGTGATATCTTTTATTGGattgtgataattttttaaacaaatccaCAAATCTGAATTTTagtactaattttttaaatttaaatcttatACATAGATTGCTTTTAgaatcattattaaaattatgtacAGCAAATTAGCaactatattcatataaaaatatggATTTGGATTGGATTTTTATAGCCTACCGTTTAAATGTGTTagtaattaatttaagtaagcttttataatatacaataacATATAATAGTTCAAATTAACAATATACAATAACATATAATAGTTCaaattaacacaaaaaaatattaagctATGAATGATGTAAGATAAAACTTGTGCTTTAAATTTACCTAAAAAGAAATAAGATAGATTTTTGAAATCTTGATTCTTCAAATCTTAtctgaatatttttatatttgaaatcttATCTGAATATTTTTTGTTGATGGCTAAAAATCTGATTACTAAAATCTtatcttaatattaattattttctcactTCAATCCTCTCCTAAAATGTATCATATTCAACAATCAGACATTTTCTTAATTTGCAAAATTAGATAAATTGCTTCAATCACATAattataaatctattttaaaaaaaaaaattagcatatttatctacataaaataaaagtatgaaTCTAGATATTTCTTAGCCCATGAAATttcatttactttattttattattttttctcatttaacttctcaaaaacaaaaatgttattttcattatttaggctcatatattttttaatgtgtttGTAGTTCAAATAAGTAAGTTTTCAAATATTCAACCAAAAAATGATAGTtcaatttaacacaaaatattaattaaccgaTACAACAAAAAAactaatcttttatatttacataaaatGTTACGGGTTATACAGGGACGGACCCAGGAATTAGAGTTAGGGTGGGctcgaaaaaaaattaaaaaaaatttaatgttttttttgatagagttgaataaaataaagagaaagtTATAGATTTATCAAGTGGATGAACCCGAGTTTAACCctttttttatagatttataaaagaaaatagtgaataaaaattaaagcaaAAAATTAAGGAGCCGTGTCtcttttctaaaattaaaaaaaaaaaattgtttaaacccTTCTCAACCCTAACCTATATCCACTCTCAAAGAGAATCATTcttatatataatgtaatatataaaaaaatatatgttatgaaaccgaaataaatttagtaaaacaaaattttaattcaatttttacgcaattaaataaaatatttcaaattcaatttgtaacaggtaaaataaataaataaaaatgtctaTCCAAATAAGGGATGACCCTGTACTaacatttgaaatataattatagctaagacatttattattaaattatatatgaataaaataattaatttttattaaaagactTTCTTATAATGGTAagaattatacatattattagggtagacttataaaaaataatatttgagaaaaacttcaaaacaaattaaataaataaataatatgtaactaaAATACCTagtatgtaaataataataatattattattttttagaagaTTAGAATATACTATTctaatatcattatttaaataaataaatttaaaaaataaaaatatctataaattataaaaaaaaaatactaaaaatcatataaacaaattctAAACCATACTTAAAcacttattaaaaattaatatatatatatatatggatgagGTAAGGGTAggcttaagcccacctcagCCCTATAGTCCATCCGTCCCTGGGGTTATatgtcaataatttttttatatttttgtggCCGGGGCTCGAGAAGTGGAGCAGTGGGTTTGCGAATGTGACATCTGCTAGCAGTTTAAAGATGATCAAACTTCTTACCCGGGGCTGTCCGCTGCCGATTCCTACTCAGCCTTGGTCCCATATCGCGATGGATTGAATCGAGGGCCTTCCCATATCCGGGGGCAGGTAATCTGATTGATAAATTTCACATGAAATGATGTGTcgaaaatatcatgaaaatgcATTCAAGCATCACATGATTTGAATCAATTCGACAGCAAGTAGAGTGACAGAATTTCACGAACTCTATCAAAAGTAAAATCGAGGGACTGAATCTTATTTGCTGAATGTATGATCATACTTCGAGGCGAGGTTTGGAACCCTACTAAGAGAGGGACGCCTCACAAGTCGGGTTTCTAGAGATGAGGCCTTTTGGCGAAGCCAACAAGTCAATTTCGGGTCACCCTATCTTTCTCCCATATGGAAGTGCTACGGGCATATAAAGATGTGGGTAGAGGAAGCCTCAAAAAGCGAAGGTCAAGCGTCACGTGACCTGCACTGAGTTGGTGGCTGACTGGACTTTTTCCTTGATCAAAGCAGATCAGCTCGCCTTCTTGTTATCCAAAAATTAggaattaatgtaatttttagaTTGTTAAGTATCCtttcactaaaaaaataatattaaaaaaatactccAATCCCCTTGTGTTCAAGAGTTATTTTTCTCAGTCATTCAcaacatttataattttctaaaattttaaactattcaAGTTactttatatgattttttttataaagtttttttattatttttttaatataaaaaaatagccTAACACTCTAACTTTTACTTTGATCTACAACGTTCTAAATCTATAAAGTTTTATTCAactaagataaattaattgtcAAATCATTATAAACCTCATGTCAATTTTAAGGTGTTTGAAGTCTATAGTTTTATTTAACTAAGATAAATCAATggacatttaaataaaattaatgttaaatttttataaaataaataaaatataattacaaaaattaaaatgaagtaAGGGTGAATATTCATTATATTCCTTGTTATTCTATAATAtacttaaaaatattcattCCTAAATGTAATACTTTTATGAAATTACATAAAAACCATtgtatactttattttatattcaaacgTACTTATTCTTTAATATACTTATTCAGGTGATCtcataaaagtaatatatatggcaggtaagaaaattataatattatattatattgttattaatatgCTTAAATATATTCATTCCTAAATGTAATACTTTTTTGTGAAATTACATAAAAACAAatgtattcattttttatattcaaatgtACTTATATTTTACTATGCTGATTCAAGTGATCtcataaaagtaatatatatggtaggtaagaaaattaaataacatgCTTACAAATATTCATTCCTAAAtgtaatacttttttttgtgaaattaaattaaaattattgtaatattttttttataattgtaaccctgaaattatttttcaagagCACTTTCGAAATTCTAGAAATTTTAAATCGATTTacatgtcaattttttttaataaaatatcattcaaaaaatttattaaaaatgtattttgacatctaaaattatatcaataattaattcccatgatcaattttaaacaatccttgaatttaaaataattaaatcacaatttaattaaaataaatatgtattttaaattaattagaaataattaatttaaaagattatttatttgataaaagaatcgctaattgattttttaatttaaaattaataaaatattttgtatacatatataaacttatatttgataaaagatTCTTTTGAGTTCGATGTTTGGtaatactcgggaaagggctttcacaCTATATCCTTCGTACCTGTTAAAAAACtgtctttattttataaaatcttagttttttgaaaaattaattttatttgatcaattattttttaagtcctaaacatgcacatgtttttcttacatttaaatttataaaataatatttaaatggtaGTAGATGCGATTGATGTCGATCATTATTGAGAAAGtacttgaaaaaatattagttttaaggtattataatttaaaaataaattcaaataggcctataagcactaaaattgtacctacccaatttataaattttaaattaattattttaaataaataaaattaaaataattaacacaaAGGCAAAAAACACatgattaaatgattaattagattaattattatgataattaaatcctaattaattaattaatgataatgacaagtaaataaataaaataatttgaaataaatgttatattaattttatctaaaattaatttaaataaaattaaggaaaattaaaataaataatttagaataaattttgTATACATTTATCccaaagaaattatttattaaacctaaaaatataaataaataaaaaattgtcaaaatacatgtaatatttattaaaaatattttgtatattttaaaaattaaaaatggagCAATAAAggatttaaataattcaatttcaaacaagcttaTAGACTGAAAATTGCATGTGTGACCCAAACTCAGAACAACTGCAGCAAAAGCTACAAACTTCGGATGAGCGCTCGATTATTATCCAATGCCCGGAAACACATCGCGTCACCCACTATAAAGGAGGAAGACGCGTCCGCAATGTAGTGGATCATCAAACAGCGATGTGTAGCGCCGTCTCCTCTAACGCAGACGGAACGCCCGAGCGCTGACGGAACGCGGACATAACTCTCAGTGTCTCCGCGCGCACACAAAACGTTGTCGTTTTAGCCCTCCCTCAACGCTCAAATGCGAAAGCTCAAAATGACATTGTTTCACCCTACGTCTTCGTCTTCCTCGCGACAACGATCAGATAAACATTTGTAGTCATCTTTTTCGTTTTTCCATCTTTTTGACTTTGTTAAAAAGATGAAATGATCACGATACTAACAACTAGCCGAAGAACATCTAAAATGTCATCAATGACTATTTAACTTAATCCAACCCACTTGGTGATGAACCACCTTGGGAGGCtagctataaatagcctcccttgAGCAAACCGAAGGCAAGTGATCCACTCTCAAACCCTCAATCACCCCGAACATAAATCTGCCATGAAAGCCTTAAACTTTTTCtgaaaatttagaattttagtgTAAGGCCTAAAGACTCTAATTTAGGCATTCAAAAAGGTTTCCTAAGAACTAAGGTTCTTCAACTCTAAGTAAACTTCCAATCACATCATAATTCAATTCACCAGTTtggattgaaatttttatatttcagttttaaaattttcgTATACTATCTGGTTATCTGATTTTTAATTGGAAAACGAtcttaaaatcatttataaattttttattaaagaaaaactcaatcaatgaaactaaatcagaaaccctaaatttgaatttgaaaatttttaaaatcgaattttttgttcttgagctaaTAACAACCCAAAAACTTCCTAACATATTTCAAATGATGTTAGGATTTATTTGGACTAGCTTCAATCCATCACAATCAtgtatgataaaaaattaattattttataaaaaataaaaaattcagttttataattggttaaaatgaatagtcagtgttcatgttttggtttcattcaaCCATATGAAGCATAAGGAAGTTATTAACAAGCTCCTTGTGCTTCATCAAAGCCTAAAAAACGAAAACCCATTTTTGGTGACAAAACTATTTTGATTGAATGAGACCTCATCCCGATTGAATGACACATCGGGATAATGTTCTATATAATCCTAGGAACTTATGAAGCTTCCCATGCCCCGGGATCAAAGTATCCGGGCCTCAAACAAAATCACTAGACCCGTAgtttggtgttcttgaggaccgagaaacCTTAGCCCATGTTTATCCTGGACCGAGAATCCTTCGCACCTAGGATCGACAAAAGTTATCCCAAGGCTAACTAAGGACCGAGATTCCCGCGCCCAATTGAGAATCCTTCTCACCTAGGACCGAAAAATTTTAGCCCAaggctaacctaggaccaaggatTCCTGACCGAGGGACTTCAGCACCCTGACCCTAGATTCTCGCACCCAACCAAGGGATTTTAGCACCCCAACCAAGAATTTCCGCACCCAACCGAGGGATTTTAGCACTCCAACTGAGGATTTCCACACCCAACTGAGGGACTTCAGCACCCCGACTAAGAATTTTCACACCCCACCGAGGGACTTAACACCCCGACCGAGGATTCCCTCACCCGACTAAGGGATTTCAATACTTGACCGAGAATCCCCGCACCTCGACCTAAGGGACCTATGACCGATGGTTTTAGCCCCGACCGATGGAAATCtcatctaggaccgagaacACCAGTGGGTCTGTTTGGttctatttttgaaaatttgaaatttatttttgtaattttataaccCTAtgccattttctaaaaatctaacaaatatataaaatgatttcaaaatatatttagaatattttcataaaacatatttttgtttgggatttatttttaatacctTCAAAACTGATATTTTTAGGTACATTCCTCTTCAATTGTCGTCATCAACTATATGtatcagcatttaaatattatttttacaatttttaaattccaaaaaaacATGTACATATCTAGGATCTGgagaataattagttaaaataaaacgttatacaaccaattttccgaaagccaaaa
This genomic window contains:
- the LOC124944909 gene encoding gibberellin 3-beta-dioxygenase 1-like, translating into MSSNVGIVWGKFRIDQKDVGPMKRTHCLYRFYLNYIAQGSTKMIVNSSLIHKNADAFKDKSFRYFDELAIVFGLDRANDDNFFDHVSTSVSKPIPERSPLDGVTPSRKRKASKDADLVEVLRENTTILVSAFENATKDICYAITGNEVRKKRELLNGELSKLVGLTSRDHLKAYRVIGCSKDLIELFFDLPDELKENLDKISSQDFKNITLINQKELDFSIIKELPESHAWAAVGENIHFDSAMEPIPVIDLENPKAMEQMGRACREWGVFQIQNHQIDMNLLEAMESAGKRLFSLPLETKLVAARQPGETAGYGASGTTNFFPKLLWSEGFTIFGSPRDHARLLWPNDYMEFCVVVEEFEKELHKLSQRMMYLFLGSLGLSMEDLKWEGENGQVKEGFGAIRFNSYPACPDPDRAMGLAAHTDTALFTILYQSNTSGLQIQRESLKWITVPPLPGALVINVGDLLHILSNGSFPSVLHRAFVNRTQHRLSIAYLYGPPANVKISPPAKLVDSIKPALYRPVTWSEYMGIKAKNFDKALSLVRLCAHEEILEVNDEVKDVEVKE